The genomic stretch TGATTGATTCAAGTTGCTCCAATTCTATGGGCTGCTGATTGGTCTTTTTTGAGCTCACACCTGTAAATTTATGAATGGCATATTGGCCTATGCCATTTAGCCCCCACAATCCGCTTCCTTTTGGATATACCACCTGAACTTCCTTAACTAAAGCAAAATATTGACCTTCAGgtgataattttttttaaaaaaaaaatcaatagtAAACAATTCATTATGACCTGCATGCCTTAGTGCATACACTCCCCAGATCCAATTTTGATTTGTCTGTGTTGTTTCATGTGTCAAATATTTCGATGGTGTTTGTCTAAAATAGCAGCATGCTGGTTCCCAGTTATACATTAGTCTTAGGCATTTGTCTGCATATCATTGATCCTTTTCTGTAATAAGAAATTAGAGAATAATCTTTCACATTTAGATTACACTAAattatggaagctttcctttacgTCAACATCGTTCCAGAAATTCTTTTCCCAGCGATATACATGGGTTTCATCTATTTTCGCTAAGTCACTGTTATGTTCCTTTCAGCTGTTGCATTAGCCCTTTGCCAGTCAGACCCGGTACTGAATGATGGACATGGTGGCAGCGATTCATCTCGGGACAATGTCATCGAAGGTGTTCGCAGGAAGTTCATAGAGAAGGTTGTGGCACAGCATGAAGAGCGGGAAGAAGAGGATAGTGACTAAGCTTATACTTTTTGTGTTAGTTTCCCTCAGCTGGCAGATCCAATTTGGTTCCAATGTTTACTGATCTTATATGTGATTTTGATCTTATATGTGATTTTGTGGGTGAAATTTGCCAGAGTTTTCTGGTTACCTTGTTGTGTGGGTGAAGCTTTTAACAGTTCAGGGATCTTATTGCCTGGTTTTGCAGTTAGAGATGTGTGAATCATAACTATATGGGCCAGCAAAGTCTTTGTGTTAGTAACCTTTAAGCTGTAACATAGCTCCATTATCTTGTTTAAGAGATCAGAGATTATTAGTGCACTTGTATAGCATGACCCAAACCTTTGAATCCATAGTATTTCACTATCCTGAACATTTCTCGACACAAAACATTATAAGTTATCTAATTTGTGTATATGCATCTTTATGATCCTTTGTGAATGAATTAGTTAAAAGTGCAATTTGCGGATCCTGCAAACCCACGAGGGGTTCGTAGCCAGGCTTCCCGGAAACGAGAGGGCGTATGTGGCTTCCACTGTGCACCGAATAAAACCTGCCTTCAGCGTCCACCCACTCCTTCACGCGTCGCTGCTCTCTCGCTCTCTACCTGtgcttttttttttatataatgtAGACCTGCTTAAATTTGCTTCCATGGAGAGTCAAACCTAGGTGCTATTGAGGTACTCTAACCACTAGGCTAGAGGCCCTTTCGCCTCTCTACCTGTGCCTTCGTGGCTTTTGAATGGTCGATTTTTTTCTAGATCTAGGTGGTGGCGAATCTAGCCGGAGAAACGACCTAGGGCGGATTATACTATAAAAttttagttaggccttgtttagatgcgaaatgtttttggatttcgctactgtagcactttcgtttgtttgtggcaaatattttccaattatagactaattaggatcaaaagatttatctcgtgatttacagacaaaatgtgtaattagtttttattttcgtctatatttaatgctttatgcatgtgccgcaagattcaatgtgatgggcaatcttgaaaactttttgatttttggggtgaactaaacaaggccttaaccaaTGAATCGGTAATCAAATTCTATGACTAATGACTTATAGGGCTTCTTGGACAGTGGAATCTGACAATACCTAGTTTTTTATAGGGCTTCTTCGATAGAGGAATTAAAGTTGCCTGCCTAATCATAACGCTTTTTGGATAATGGAATTGAAGTTGCTTGTGGACGCTTCTGTACGCTGGCTGCAGGGTGTAAGTTGGACTTCTATACAGGCAGACCCATGATACTCTCTCCTGTCTACATCTCTGCCTCATCTCGACTCGAACAGAACGCGAGCAGCACTACCGTCGTCATCTACTCGTCTTCAACCTCGGGTCCAAGGGTGGGGAAAGGGTGCCCGGCCACAGGGACCTAGGGCGGACGCCCTAGCTCGCCCTATTGGTGGCTCCGCCTCTGCTAGGTGGTGCATGTCGTAGGCGGTCCTTATTTTTCATGCTCATGCACCGACGGCCATACTAATAAGCTTTGCATTGGAAtcaggcaaccaaacacactTCATATTTAACACAAACCTTCCGTTTCTTGAAGAGAACCATGAAAACTCTACAAAATACACTTATGAGTTTTTTGATAAAAAAAGAAGTGAAACGATGCACACGTCTAGTGCATCTACATTGTTATAAAAATTagataaatcacgagatgaattttttgagcctacttagttcatgattaaataatatttactaaataaaaacaaaaatactaccatactcaaacaaaaaaaatccggAACGCCTAACTGGAGGTGCTGCGTGCTGCCAGCGATGGCTTCAGAGCATCAAGTCACTCAGCATGAATTTCAGGGGGCGAAAAAATCGGTCAGCATGAGTTTCAGGGGGAAAAAGTCGGTCAGCAGGCTGGGACGCCGGGATCAACAATTGGGCCGGACCCTGTCGCTGCTCCGTGGGCTGCCGGCCTAGTATTGGCACTCCCCCAAACCATCGTGGTACCGTGACCACGTTCTGCGGGAATTTGCAGGGTGGGCCATGCGTGAGCGTGTTCAGCGGGCCGGCCCAAGCGCCACCTGCGGAGACATGATGAGTGCAGATAGAATTTTTGCACCACCTTGCCAACTTAGAATAAGCCAACTCAATTTAAAAGCGAGAGTACCATTGGTTGGTAGTTTCTTAGTACAGCCTGTTTAGTACagctgtgagctgttttttttcttttgctaatacttatttttaaaatagcttcagcttcatgggtgaagctgattttttttcttctctcacaaagacatgagtTGAGATGAAGCTAAGAAAAATAGTTTATTGCAgctctctccctcatttctcactctctcatctatgtatgaagtagttggtgaagctattgtaccgaacactttttccaaaacagctcagcttcatctaaaaAATTGCTCATAAAACTATTTTCTAATAAAACagttttactagtgaagttgagctgtgacAAACAAGCCCTTAATAAGTTAATATACTACTACATGATTCTTGTGCTGCAAGGCTTGTTTAGGCCGGGTGGCTTGGTTTAGGCTCCCTCATTAGGTTGAGCTTGACCGCTGTTGGCCCTACTCAAACTTTTGAGCACCAATTTTTTTGCTCACAATTGAAATCCTATCGTACTAGTATTTTGTTTATAGAAATCCTACCGCTCTTTTTTCTTTGTATATAAAATCCTGTAGCACCAAATTTTGTTTTGACGAATTTTTCCTTCAAAATTCTTTTGCTTTGTGAAATGAAACTATATGATTCTTTTCTCTTGAGAATCGTTATAATTGGGTCGACTTTTGGATAGATTCCAATCCTTGACCATTACAGGGTTCTTTTTTTGCATCAATAAGGCACATTGTGAATcgaatgaagaaattatcacaaCAAATCAATTAATGACCCAAATTtttgtttgaatttctcataatttgaaatttaaattttagaaATGTTCAAATAATTAAACTCGTATAGGCGCATGCCAAAGTTGTGGACCTCGATGAGATCTACaaatttgtagttgacaacttcttCATTTGAATTCATTATGCTCCTAGAATTATATAATTTTTTAGTTAATAACTTTTTGAATTGAAATTATTTActatcaaactgtgcaattagttattatttttatctatatttaatgctccatacatgcaccgcaagattcgatataacggAGAATTTAAAGTGTTTTGCAAAATCTTGTGGGAACTAATAAACAAGGCTTAAGCCTTGTGTTGCTGTTTTTTTGACGAAACTGGAGGGACAAAGCCCCTGCAGGAATTTTATTAAGCAAAAAAAGAAGGAATACAGagctagctagagctagagcatgtATTCTTGTTCGATTGGCCTGAGTGGCGACAACTCAGGCAATAGAATTATTGGTCTGCTATTGTGGAAGTTCAAGGACGACGTCTACAACGTGCTTCTCACTAAATGGTTGTCTGTCAGAGTTAAAAAATTCAGttgttcaggccttgtttagttcactcaaaaaccaaaaacttttcaaagattctccatcacatcaaatcttgtgacacatgtatagagcattaaatatagatgaaaaacaaaaagtaattgcacaatttgtctgtaaatcgtgagacgaatcttttaagtctagttacttcataattagacaatatttgtcaaataaaaatgaaaatgctacattgtaaaaattcaaaaaaaaattcagatctaaacaagacctcaataAATTTTCGATCAGCATTgatactcaggccttgtttagatgcatccaaaaacccaaaactttacaagattctccatcacatcgaatcttgcggcacatgcatggagtattaaatataaataaaaataaaaactaattacacagtttgtctgtaaatcgcaagacgaatcttttaagcctagttactcaatgattggacaatgtttgtcaaataaaaacgaaagtactacagtgtcaaaatgtaAAAAGTTTTTGCATAACAAGCCCTCAGTCAATCCTATTCTGTACGTATTGCAGCGGCAGCCAGCAGCAGGAGGCTTGGAGCTACCCACAAGCCGCCAGTTCCGGCGACAGACCGACAATGGAAATATCGGTTGGTGCCTCCGTAAAGGTGACAGAGAGAGGGCGTTACCCAaagaggacttgtttagttccgaaaagtgaaaagttttcggtactgtagcactttcgtttgtttgtgacaaatattatctaatcttagactaactaggatcaaaagattcgtctcgtgatttacagctaaactgtgtaattagtttttgtttttgtctatatttaatgtttaatgcatgtgctacaagattcgatgtgacggggaattttaaaaactttttggttttcgggatgaactaaacaaggcctctagAGTCGATTGGCTCTGGGTGGTCAAGCTCATGGACCCGTGGTGTTCTGTAATCATTCCTGCCCTGCTGCCTCCGATCCAAACTTCGGCTGCTCAGCATGTGACCTCCAATCGCCGGCATGCATGAGGCCTTCTTCAACGCAGGCCATAACTCATATATGCCTCACACCAAAAATTCAGGCCACATAGACATTAATAATTTAGGCTGCCAGAACTCTCAACGGAGGCTGCAGATGGCGTGCTTCCTCCCTGGGCCCAGAATGTGCGTCATCAACGTCTCTGTGCATGTCTGTCGTAGTGTGGCTCCATCTCCACAACGCGTCCTCGAACAGCTGCTTGCAGCTTTTGTCAGATGAGACCATCGACTCTTCTGCAAGAGTCTCTGCCAACCTGCAAGGCCACCATCTGTTGTGGAGGCTGGGTGAAAACGTGGAGGATGGGGCAGTACGCCACCGTGTAGCGTTGGTGAAGCCCTGAGCGCCTGCTAGAGACAAGGAGGAGCCTCTCCTGCTGCCAGGGGCGGATCTACAGTAAAGCGTCGGGGTCCGCCGACCCCGATGATTTTCGTAGAACCAGCGATACCCTCTGTATTCTCACCATATTGGACCCCAGTAAAAATAAATATTGACCCCAACAACTTCGTAGGCCAGTGCCAAGGCCAGCAGGCCGCAAAGGCAAAAGCCCAATATGAATACATGGGGACATCGTGCAGGCAATAAACAACAGAAGCTTTGTGCCGGCCGCCGCCTGACGCTTCGTCTTTCCGATTTAGCGATTCAACTTCTAGGTTTCTTCCTTTGCACTCGCCTGCCCCTCACTGCAATCAGCATTACAGCCTGAGTGCCTGACGCTACAGCCTGTAGAGATCGACGTATCTTGCCGTGGCTAGTGCAGGCGAGACGTTGGCAGATTCCTGATTGGAGCAGTATCAAGTTATCAACATGTCAGGTAAAAAATTATACGTATGGCTGCAGGCTGCTTGCTATTATTCAATATCTACTTTAGTGTTTAATTGTGTTCACAAATTTGATAGCCAATCAAAGCACAATGGATCGATTCTTGAAAAGAAAGGATCCTCCTGCTGATCTGAACCCTGATGAAGGCACCGCAAGAAGAGATGACAATGAAAATCTTGATGGAGGCACCTCAAGAAGAGGTGGAAGCGCAGGAAACACTAATCATATTGCTCTTCGTTCTTCGCGAGTCTCACGGTGGGAGGTAAATTTTGATGAGCTTCCATATGATCCAGCGGATAGGAGGAAAATTTCAGATTACATAGGCCAAAATTTACAAGATGAGATAAGACGAAAATATATGATTAGAGGTCCTTTTAGACCACCACCTGGTTATAAGTATCCAGAAAAGATTATAGCAGGTCATCCACGTCGATTTCACCCTGAATGGTTCACAGAATATGATTGGCTAGAGTACAGTGAAAAAGTGGATAaatgtttttgtttatattgttACTTATTTAGAGATTCTAATGAGGGCCAAGCTGGGAATGATGCATTTGTGAAAAATGGTTGGGATGGCTTTAACAAAAAGGACAGGCTTCGAGATCATGTAGGCACCCGACCAAATAGCTTTCATAACACATCAGTTAAAAGGTGCAATAATTTGATGAAGCCTGATCGATCCATTGCTAATGCTATCAACAAGCAGAGAGATGTCACTAAAGCAGAGTATCTTGCTAGATTGAATACTTCTATTGATGCTGTGCGATACTTGTTGCATCAAGGTTTAGCTTTTCGTGGTCATGATGAGTCAGAAAAGTCCAAAAATAAGGGAAATTTTCGAGAATTGGTACAGCTTTTGGCAAAGCAAAATGAGAAAGCAAAAAAGGTTATTCTAAGGAATGCTCAAATGGTGTCTCCAGACATACAGAAGGATATTGCAAACTGTTTTGCTGAGGTAATATTTTTATGGTTTTGATTTACAATTAAAATAACTTATATAGGTGAGTTAACTGTGTTTTTTTATCCGCAGATAATAGTAAAATCTATTGTTGAAGAAATTGGTGGCGATGTATTTTGCTTATTGGTAGATGAGTCAGCTGATGTTTCGGGCAAGGAACAGATGGCGGTGGTTTTGCGGTATGTGGACAAGCTTGGGTTGATAAAAGAGAGACTCATTGGTGTTGTTCATGTGAGTGAGACCTCAGCTTCATGTCTTAAATCTAATATTGATAGTCTTTTTGCTAAGTATGGATTGAGCATAACACAAGTTAGAGGCCAAGGTTATGATGGAGCAAGCAACATGAGAGGTGAATTTAATGGATTAAGAGCTTTAATCATGAGGGAAAATAGCTCTGCATATTATATCCACTGTTTTGCTCATCAGTTGCAGTTAGTCATTGTCGCAGTAGCTAAAAAGAATGATGATATTAGTGATTTCTTTGATATGGTGTCTCTATTGATTAATGTTGCTGGAGCCTCTTGCAAAAGGAAGGATATGATTAGAGAAAGTCAACAAGAGAGAGTTAGTAAAGCACTATGCAATGGGCAACTCACAAGTGGAACGGGATTAAATCAAGAACAATCACTTCAAAGAGCCGGTGATACTCGTTGGTCCTCTCATTATAAAACCCTTTTGAGGATAAGTAGTTTATTCCTTGAAGTCATTCAAGTGCTCCAATATGTTGAAAAAGAAGGTCCAAATGACACAAGTGGAACGGGATTAAATCAAGAACAATCACCACGGGCAGCCTCGTGGCAGGCCGGCGATTCCTGTCCCACCACTGTTGTGCAACGGGCAACGACATCACCCACCACTGTGGACGTTACAAATCTAGTTtgatttataatatataatctctaaataaatttactaAAAACtacattcaaaattttttcaataatactaattatataccatacatattaatatttttaatatgaaACATAGATTGCCGAAACTTAGAACTAAACGTAGATTGTTAACTGTATTTCCTACTTAACACACATGAAAGAAGTACAAAGGAATCATGGTTCACAACAAAGTATAGATAATTTAGATGGTGAAGCACTTCAATTTATAATGATTCATTCCATACATTCATTCATGTAGGAACGAAGCACAAACATGAAGGTAAACTTTCCCCAGAAAATGACAAGTGGATGACCTAGCTTGGTGTCATTGTCGGAAAAGAAGAAGTGGTGATCATTGGTAATTCAATGACAATGGGCAAATATAGCGCTTGAGGTCTATATATACCCGTTTGTTGCCATGTATGCTGAAAAAATTCAACAGGTAATTATGCAAAGGGAAGATGACTAGTGAGCTCTGTCGTCTGTATTATGGATAGACTAGTGAGCTGCAATGGAAGATGACACGCGTCCAAAAGGATAATGATTGCCTTCATTTTGTTTGGATTAGGGACCTTTTGATCTGATTGATTCGTGACCTTTTGATCCCCAAAGTTGTTGATGCCTTTTTTTTAATAGATACAAACACTATTTTTATTATAACATAGTTCATCCTATATATGGTCCAACTAATTAATTAAAGTTTCTGTTGTCCGATAATATATGACTTTGATAAATATAATACTATATATGAACTTTGAGCCCTTGACCTCTTTTTAATCTTAAGAAATAAAGATTTTTACCTCAAAGTTATTGTCCAATTAAtccaatataaataaataggtCTCCATATATACTATATGCACGTGCCGGCGTAAGTTTATGACGAGAGACCTATATGATTTGAGGACTCTATATTTAACTGTtctaaggccgtgtttagtttatgaaagaaaaaatttcgcggcactgtagtattttcgtttatttgtgataattattgttcaactatggactaactaggttcaaaagattcatctcgtaaattccaatcaaactgtgaaattagtttctatttttgtttatatttaatacttcatacatgcgtttaaaaattcgatgtgacggagaattttgaaaatttttagattttggggtgGAAGTACACAAGGCCTAACAAATGCAAAACCTGCTCAGTTACACTTGCTACGGCTGTGGCTGTGCAGCCGAGCGGAGCCATGGCTACGACGATACATTTACAAGTAAATATTTTTGTGCTTGCAAAAacgagacaaaaaaaaaaatccatcaaGGTTTTAGTTCCAGGACCGACTCCGGATGGACGTACGCCCCACATATATAGATA from Sorghum bicolor cultivar BTx623 chromosome 3, Sorghum_bicolor_NCBIv3, whole genome shotgun sequence encodes the following:
- the LOC110433360 gene encoding uncharacterized protein LOC110433360; the encoded protein is MEAPQEEVEAQETLIILLFVLRESHGGRDSNEGQAGNDAFVKNGWDGFNKKDRLRDHVGTRPNSFHNTSVKRCNNLMKPDRSIANAINKQRDVTKAEYLARLNTSIDAVRYLLHQGLAFRGHDESEKSKNKGNFRELVQLLAKQNEKAKKMAVVLRYVDKLGLIKERLIGVVHVSETSASCLKSNIDSLFAKYGLSITQVRGQGYDGASNMRVAKKNDDISDFFDMVSLLINVAGASCKRKDMIRESQQERVSKALCNGQLTSGTGLNQEQSLQRAGDTRWSSHYKTLLRISSLFLEVIQVLQYVEKEGPNDTSGTGLNQEQSPRAASWQAGDSCPTTVVQRATTSPTTVDVTNLV